The following coding sequences lie in one Motilibacter peucedani genomic window:
- a CDS encoding succinate dehydrogenase hydrophobic membrane anchor subunit, which produces MTPPELTAAGEGPEPIGAALIASLDAPRSRAPRVRDKRRPSRRGNFELYAWLFMRLSGLLLVVLTLGHLLIQMVLDGGVQKINFAFVAGRWSNPFWQVWDLLMLWLAELHGTLGLRTIINDYAERNVTRAWLKALLYASAVFTLFLGTLVIFTFDPNI; this is translated from the coding sequence CTGACCCCTCCGGAGCTCACCGCCGCCGGGGAGGGCCCCGAGCCGATCGGCGCGGCCCTCATCGCCTCGCTCGACGCCCCCCGCAGCCGCGCCCCGCGCGTGCGCGACAAGCGCCGGCCGTCCCGCCGCGGCAACTTCGAGCTCTACGCGTGGCTGTTCATGCGCCTCTCGGGCCTGCTGCTCGTGGTGCTCACCCTCGGCCACCTGCTCATCCAGATGGTGCTCGACGGCGGCGTCCAGAAGATCAACTTCGCCTTCGTGGCCGGTCGCTGGTCCAACCCGTTCTGGCAGGTCTGGGACCTGCTCATGCTGTGGCTCGCCGAGCTGCACGGCACGCTCGGGCTGCGCACGATCATCAACGACTACGCCGAGCGCAACGTGACGCGGGCCTGGCTCAAGGCGCTGCTCTACGCCTCCGCGGTGTTCACGCTCTTCCTCGGCACGCTCGTCATCTTCACGTTCGACCCCAACATCTAG
- a CDS encoding amidohydrolase, with product MPGDELPGDAVAQVPARSARHAAELVAFRRDLHAHPELGYAEVRTTRVVRERLERAGLRPVVLPGGTGLWCDVGRGERATALRADIDALPVADLKDVPYRSTHEGTAHACGHDVHTSAVLGAGLVLAELDEAGLLRGRVRLVFQPAEEQMPGGALDVIAAQVIEPVDEIFALHCDPRIEVGRIGVREGPITAACDRIKVVLHGPGGHTARPHLTTDLVQALGTLVTELPAALAKRVDPRSGLSVVWGRVSAGSAPNAIPERGELEGTLRCLDTETWNSAPMLVRQLADTIVAPYGASAEVTYVRGVPPVDNEASCAEVLAEAARRSIGPRAVVPTPQSLGGEDFAWYLEHVPGALGRLGTAAPRERHSRDLHQGSFDVDEAAVELGARVLATAALLALARTAGADDLASDA from the coding sequence CTGCCCGGGGACGAGCTCCCGGGCGACGCCGTCGCCCAGGTGCCCGCCCGCTCGGCCCGGCACGCGGCCGAGCTGGTCGCCTTCCGCCGCGACCTGCACGCCCACCCCGAGCTCGGGTACGCCGAGGTGCGGACCACGCGCGTCGTCCGCGAGCGCCTGGAGCGTGCCGGGCTGCGCCCGGTGGTGCTGCCGGGCGGCACCGGCCTGTGGTGCGACGTCGGCCGCGGGGAGCGGGCGACCGCGCTGCGCGCGGACATCGACGCGCTGCCGGTGGCCGACCTCAAGGACGTCCCCTACCGCTCGACGCACGAGGGCACCGCCCACGCCTGCGGCCACGACGTCCACACCTCGGCGGTGCTCGGCGCCGGGCTGGTGCTCGCCGAGCTCGACGAGGCCGGGCTGCTGCGCGGCCGGGTGCGCCTGGTCTTCCAGCCCGCCGAGGAGCAGATGCCCGGCGGCGCCCTCGACGTCATCGCCGCGCAGGTCATCGAGCCGGTCGACGAGATCTTCGCGCTGCACTGCGACCCGCGCATCGAGGTCGGCCGCATCGGGGTGCGCGAAGGGCCCATCACCGCGGCCTGCGACCGCATCAAGGTGGTGCTCCACGGCCCCGGCGGCCACACCGCCCGCCCGCACCTGACCACCGACCTGGTCCAGGCGCTCGGCACGCTGGTGACCGAGCTGCCCGCGGCGCTGGCCAAGCGCGTCGACCCGCGCTCCGGGCTCAGCGTCGTCTGGGGCCGGGTGAGCGCCGGGTCCGCGCCCAACGCGATCCCGGAGCGGGGCGAGCTCGAGGGCACCCTGCGCTGCCTCGACACCGAGACCTGGAACAGCGCGCCGATGCTGGTGCGCCAGCTCGCCGACACCATCGTGGCGCCCTACGGCGCCTCGGCCGAGGTCACCTACGTGCGCGGCGTGCCGCCGGTCGACAACGAGGCCTCCTGCGCCGAGGTGCTGGCCGAGGCCGCCCGGCGCAGCATCGGCCCGCGCGCCGTGGTGCCCACGCCGCAGAGCCTGGGCGGCGAGGACTTCGCGTGGTACCTCGAGCACGTCCCGGGCGCCCTGGGCCGGCTCGGCACGGCGGCCCCGCGCGAGCGCCACAGCCGCGACCTGCACCAGGGCTCCTTCGACGTGGACGAGGCCGCGGTCGAGCTCGGCGCCCGCGTGCTCGCCACCGCGGCGCTGCTCGCGCTGGCCCGCACCGCCGGTGCTGACGATCTCGCGTCAGACGCATAA
- a CDS encoding BMP family lipoprotein, giving the protein MRLSVRAAATVAIATLALAGCGGSSSPSGSGAGAAPSSGSSSAPSTAGSSAPSSGTSAGGDLKIGVAYDVGGRGDQSFNDAAAAGVDKFKSETGATVQEAAAVNGESDAAREERLTQLAEGGYDPILVVGFVYATALSKVAPQYPDTHFAIVDSTDAKGANIANLTFAEDQGSFLVGVAAALKSKTHNVGFVGGVDTPLINKFERGFKAGVEAGKSGTKVQVKYLTQPPDFSGFGDPAKGKTAAKGMYDAGADVVFQAAGGSGAGVFQAAAAAKAMAIGVDSDQAKTAAASVKSVIITSMLKKVDVASYDFIKSVADGSPLTGEKVYDLKAGGVDYATTGGQVDDIKSTLDDYKQKLISGAITIPSK; this is encoded by the coding sequence GTGCGTCTATCCGTGCGCGCAGCTGCGACCGTCGCCATCGCGACGCTCGCTCTCGCCGGGTGTGGTGGCAGCAGCAGTCCGAGCGGGAGCGGCGCCGGAGCGGCGCCCAGCTCGGGGTCCTCCTCGGCGCCCAGCACGGCTGGCTCCAGCGCGCCGAGCTCGGGCACCTCGGCCGGCGGCGACCTCAAGATCGGCGTCGCCTACGACGTGGGCGGGCGCGGCGACCAGTCGTTCAACGACGCGGCGGCTGCCGGTGTCGACAAGTTCAAGTCCGAGACCGGAGCGACGGTCCAGGAGGCCGCGGCGGTCAACGGCGAGTCCGACGCCGCCCGCGAGGAGCGCCTGACCCAGCTGGCCGAGGGCGGCTACGACCCGATCCTGGTCGTCGGCTTCGTCTACGCGACGGCCCTGTCGAAGGTCGCCCCGCAGTACCCCGACACGCACTTCGCGATCGTCGACAGCACCGACGCCAAGGGCGCCAACATCGCCAACCTGACCTTCGCCGAGGACCAGGGCTCGTTCCTGGTCGGCGTGGCCGCGGCGCTCAAGTCCAAGACCCACAACGTCGGCTTCGTCGGCGGCGTCGACACCCCGCTGATCAACAAGTTCGAGCGCGGCTTCAAGGCCGGCGTCGAGGCGGGCAAGTCGGGCACCAAGGTCCAGGTCAAGTACCTCACCCAGCCGCCGGACTTCAGCGGCTTCGGCGACCCGGCCAAGGGCAAGACCGCGGCCAAGGGCATGTACGACGCCGGTGCCGACGTCGTGTTCCAGGCGGCCGGCGGCTCGGGCGCCGGTGTCTTCCAGGCCGCTGCCGCCGCCAAGGCGATGGCCATCGGCGTCGACTCCGACCAGGCCAAGACGGCCGCCGCGTCGGTCAAGAGCGTGATCATCACCTCGATGCTCAAGAAGGTCGACGTCGCGTCCTACGACTTCATCAAGTCGGTCGCCGACGGCAGCCCGCTCACGGGCGAGAAGGTCTACGACCTCAAGGCCGGCGGCGTCGACTACGCCACCACCGGCGGCCAGGTCGACGACATCAAGTCGACGCTGGACGACTACAAGCAGAAGCTCATCTCGGGCGCGATCACCATCCCCTCCAAGTAG
- a CDS encoding SDR family NAD(P)-dependent oxidoreductase codes for MTENTTETPTTESKPLALVTGASSGIGLELAKQFAENGFDLVLCAEDSGLGAAAAQLVGASVRTVQADLSTYEGVEQLWTAVQEGGRPLAAAALNAGIGKGGAFLDNVLADELEVIDLNVSGTVHLAHKVLTDMVARNEGRVLFTSSIASTMPGSFQAVYNASKSFVQSFVEALQNELEDTEVTLTSLMPGPTDTEFFHRADMDDTKVGEGKKDDPAQVAAQGFKALMKGEDKLVAGSLKTKVQGAANNVLPDKLKAAAHRVMAEPKDD; via the coding sequence GCCTCTCGCGCTGGTGACCGGCGCGTCGAGCGGGATCGGGCTCGAGCTGGCCAAGCAGTTCGCCGAGAACGGCTTCGACCTGGTGCTCTGCGCCGAGGACAGCGGGCTGGGAGCTGCCGCCGCGCAGCTGGTGGGCGCCAGCGTACGCACGGTGCAGGCCGACCTCTCGACCTACGAGGGCGTCGAGCAGCTCTGGACCGCCGTGCAGGAAGGCGGCCGGCCGCTGGCGGCCGCCGCGCTGAACGCCGGCATCGGGAAGGGCGGGGCGTTCCTCGACAACGTCCTGGCCGACGAGCTCGAGGTCATCGACCTCAACGTCAGCGGCACCGTCCACCTCGCGCACAAGGTCCTGACGGACATGGTGGCCCGCAACGAGGGCCGGGTGCTGTTCACCTCTTCGATCGCCTCGACGATGCCCGGCTCGTTCCAGGCGGTCTACAACGCGTCGAAGTCGTTCGTGCAGAGCTTCGTCGAGGCGCTGCAGAACGAGCTCGAGGACACCGAGGTCACGCTGACCTCGCTGATGCCCGGGCCCACCGACACCGAGTTCTTCCACCGGGCCGACATGGACGACACCAAGGTCGGCGAGGGCAAGAAGGACGACCCGGCCCAGGTCGCCGCACAGGGCTTCAAGGCGCTGATGAAGGGCGAGGACAAGCTCGTCGCCGGCTCGCTCAAGACCAAGGTGCAGGGCGCGGCCAACAACGTGCTGCCAGACAAGCTCAAGGCCGCGGCGCACCGCGTGATGGCCGAGCCCAAGGACGACTAG
- a CDS encoding ABC transporter permease: MTSARWRSTLLGIAAPLLAIALAVLVTSLVLVVAGDPVGKVWQTLLFVHSKEAARSRAVVNIINSATVYYFSALAVAIGFRMRLFNIGVEGQYRFAAFAAAYLGASVTLPKPLHVLFVLVVAMLAGALWAAVPALLKVTRGVSEVISTIMLNSIATALVAWLLRKASAKGGTSLNLSTKTLPDSAHVGGISIGFLDTKVQVYGLVFLAVVAGAVYWFAIERTRFGFDLRATGRSETAAVASGVDVRRMVVAAMLLSGAVAGLVGIPALVGTAPYNYSLSTQSGLGFTGIAIALLGRNTALGIAVGALLWAYLDIAANPLQIQAGVSTQLVTIMQGTIVLSVVVAYELVRRYRVSSEQRRVAAALRPGPAAQGAAA, translated from the coding sequence ATGACCTCCGCGCGCTGGCGCTCGACGCTGCTCGGCATCGCCGCCCCGCTGCTCGCGATCGCGCTCGCCGTGCTCGTGACCAGCCTGGTGCTGGTCGTCGCGGGCGACCCGGTCGGCAAGGTGTGGCAGACGCTGCTGTTCGTGCACTCCAAGGAGGCGGCTCGCTCGCGGGCGGTCGTCAACATCATCAACAGCGCGACCGTCTACTACTTCTCCGCGCTCGCGGTCGCCATCGGCTTCCGGATGCGGCTGTTCAACATCGGGGTCGAGGGGCAGTACCGCTTCGCCGCCTTCGCCGCGGCCTACCTCGGCGCCTCGGTCACGCTGCCCAAGCCGCTGCACGTGCTGTTCGTGCTGGTCGTGGCGATGCTGGCCGGTGCGCTGTGGGCGGCGGTGCCGGCCCTGCTCAAGGTGACCCGCGGGGTCAGCGAGGTCATCTCCACGATCATGCTCAACTCGATCGCCACGGCCCTGGTCGCCTGGCTGCTGCGCAAGGCCTCGGCCAAGGGCGGCACGAGCCTGAACCTCTCGACCAAGACCCTGCCGGACTCGGCGCACGTCGGCGGCATCTCGATCGGGTTCCTCGACACCAAGGTGCAGGTCTACGGCCTGGTGTTCCTGGCGGTGGTCGCAGGAGCCGTCTACTGGTTCGCGATCGAGCGCACGCGGTTCGGCTTCGACCTGCGGGCGACCGGCCGCTCGGAGACCGCCGCGGTCGCCTCCGGCGTGGACGTGCGGCGCATGGTGGTCGCCGCGATGCTGCTCTCAGGCGCGGTGGCCGGCCTGGTCGGCATCCCGGCGCTGGTCGGGACGGCCCCCTACAACTACTCGCTCTCGACGCAGTCGGGGCTGGGCTTCACCGGCATCGCCATCGCGCTGCTCGGGCGCAACACCGCGCTCGGCATCGCGGTCGGCGCGCTGCTGTGGGCCTACCTCGACATCGCTGCCAACCCGCTGCAGATCCAGGCGGGAGTCTCCACCCAGCTCGTCACGATCATGCAGGGCACGATCGTGCTCAGCGTGGTCGTCGCCTACGAGCTGGTGCGGCGCTACCGCGTCTCGTCCGAGCAGCGCCGGGTGGCTGCCGCGTTGCGCCCCGGCCCGGCGGCCCAGGGAGCGGCGGCATGA
- a CDS encoding succinate dehydrogenase iron-sulfur subunit: MDITLKIRRYEPELDAEPHWETYVVSALPTDRVLDALHKVKWEIDGSLTFRRSCAHGVCGSDAMRINGRNRLACKTLVKDLNPAKPITVEAIKGLPLLKDLVVDMDPFFAAYRDVMPFLITKGNEPTRERLQSAEDREKFDDTTKCILCAACTTSCPVFWTDGQYFGPAAIVNAHRFIFDSRDDGATQRLEILNEKEGVWRCRTTFNCTEACPRGIEVTKAIQEVKRALLTRAV; encoded by the coding sequence GTGGACATCACGCTCAAGATCCGTCGCTACGAGCCCGAGCTCGACGCGGAGCCGCACTGGGAGACCTACGTCGTCTCGGCGCTCCCGACCGACCGCGTGCTCGACGCCCTGCACAAGGTCAAGTGGGAGATCGACGGGTCGCTCACGTTCCGCCGCTCCTGCGCCCACGGCGTGTGCGGCTCGGACGCCATGCGCATCAACGGCCGCAACCGGCTGGCGTGCAAGACGCTGGTCAAGGACCTGAACCCCGCCAAGCCGATCACGGTCGAGGCGATCAAGGGCCTGCCGCTGCTCAAGGACCTCGTGGTCGACATGGACCCGTTCTTCGCGGCCTACCGCGACGTCATGCCCTTCCTCATCACCAAGGGCAACGAGCCGACCCGCGAGCGCCTGCAGTCGGCCGAGGACCGCGAGAAGTTCGACGACACCACCAAGTGCATCCTGTGCGCCGCGTGCACGACCTCGTGCCCGGTGTTCTGGACCGACGGGCAGTACTTCGGCCCGGCGGCGATCGTCAACGCCCACCGGTTCATCTTCGACAGCCGCGACGACGGCGCCACGCAGCGCCTCGAGATCCTCAACGAGAAGGAGGGCGTGTGGCGCTGCCGCACGACCTTCAACTGCACCGAGGCCTGCCCCCGTGGCATCGAGGTCACCAAGGCGATCCAGGAAGTGAAGCGGGCGCTGCTCACGCGCGCCGTCTAG
- a CDS encoding ABC transporter ATP-binding protein yields MEVVIAAAAPAVTLRGITKRFPGVVANRDIDIEVAKGTVHAIVGENGAGKSTLMKILYGMQKPDEGTIAVDGSEVVFSSPADAIAVGVGMVHQHFMLADNLTVLENVVLGAERLHGIRDAARTRIRELSTAYGLDIEPDRLVEELGVGARQRVEILKVLYRGAKTIILDEPTAVLVPQEVDELFDNLRELKSEGLTVVFISHKLDEVLSVADEITVIRRGTTVATVRPGEVDARGLAELMVGSELPSPETRESTVTDQTVLSLEHVTLRAADGRDVLSEVSLQVRRGEVLGIAGVEGNGQSELVETILGIRKPQEGTIRLQGEDITGWSTRRRREAGIGYVPEDRHRHGLLLEAPLWENRVLGHQTQRPNVRGPLLDRAGARRDTERIVRDYDVRTPGIDVLASALSGGNQQKLIVGRELSGEPVLLVAAHPTRGVDVGAQAQIWDAVRDARAAGLAVLLISADLEELIGLSDTLQVILRGRLVAREDPSRVTPESLGASMTGLGRGEGAA; encoded by the coding sequence GTGGAGGTCGTCATCGCCGCCGCCGCTCCCGCCGTCACGCTGCGGGGCATCACCAAGCGCTTCCCCGGCGTCGTGGCCAACCGCGACATCGACATCGAGGTGGCCAAGGGCACCGTGCACGCGATCGTCGGAGAGAACGGCGCGGGCAAGTCGACGCTGATGAAGATCCTCTACGGCATGCAGAAGCCGGACGAGGGCACCATCGCGGTCGACGGCTCCGAGGTCGTCTTCTCCTCGCCGGCCGACGCGATCGCCGTCGGGGTCGGCATGGTGCACCAGCACTTCATGCTCGCCGACAACCTCACCGTGCTCGAGAACGTCGTGCTCGGCGCCGAGAGGCTCCACGGCATCCGCGACGCCGCACGCACGCGCATCCGCGAGCTCAGCACGGCCTACGGCCTCGACATCGAGCCCGACCGCCTGGTCGAGGAGCTCGGCGTCGGCGCCCGCCAGCGCGTGGAGATCCTCAAGGTCCTCTACCGCGGCGCCAAGACGATCATCCTCGACGAGCCGACCGCGGTCCTCGTGCCGCAGGAGGTCGACGAGCTGTTCGACAACCTGCGCGAGCTCAAGTCCGAGGGCCTCACCGTGGTGTTCATCTCCCACAAGCTCGACGAGGTGCTCTCCGTCGCCGACGAGATCACCGTCATCCGGCGGGGCACGACCGTCGCCACCGTACGGCCCGGCGAGGTCGACGCCCGCGGGCTGGCCGAGCTCATGGTCGGCTCCGAGCTGCCCTCGCCCGAGACGCGCGAGTCGACGGTGACCGACCAGACGGTGCTCTCGCTCGAGCACGTGACGCTGCGCGCCGCCGACGGCCGCGACGTCCTGAGCGAGGTCTCGCTGCAGGTGCGCCGCGGCGAGGTGCTCGGCATCGCCGGCGTCGAGGGCAACGGGCAGAGCGAGCTGGTCGAGACGATCCTCGGCATCCGCAAGCCGCAGGAGGGCACGATCCGCCTGCAGGGCGAGGACATCACCGGCTGGTCGACGCGCCGGCGGCGCGAGGCCGGCATCGGCTACGTCCCCGAGGACCGCCACCGCCACGGCCTGCTGCTCGAGGCGCCGCTGTGGGAGAACCGGGTGCTGGGGCACCAGACCCAGCGCCCGAACGTCCGCGGACCGCTCCTCGACCGCGCCGGCGCGCGGCGCGACACCGAGCGCATCGTGCGCGACTACGACGTGCGTACGCCGGGGATCGACGTCCTCGCCTCCGCCCTGTCGGGCGGCAACCAGCAGAAGCTCATCGTGGGCCGCGAGCTCTCCGGCGAGCCGGTGCTGCTCGTCGCCGCCCACCCCACCCGGGGCGTCGACGTCGGCGCCCAGGCCCAGATCTGGGACGCGGTGCGCGACGCGCGCGCCGCCGGTCTCGCCGTGCTGCTCATCAGCGCCGACCTCGAGGAGCTGATCGGGTTGTCCGACACGCTGCAGGTGATCCTCCGCGGCCGGCTGGTCGCGCGCGAGGACCCCTCGCGCGTCACCCCCGAGTCGCTGGGCGCCTCGATGACCGGCCTCGGCCGCGGCGAGGGGGCGGCATGA
- a CDS encoding ABC transporter permease, with the protein MSTVTDIPAVTGRPLAAARRPAWQRALLALVGGILLLSVVRVVTGADELSSSGTLSSALALAVPIGLAGLGGLWAERAGVVNIGLEGMMIAGTFGAGWMGYQHGPWLGLVAGIVFGAVGGLLHAVATVTFGVDHIISGVAINILGLGATQYLADRLFTGVEGGGPTQSPQIPSVSTFTVPGTGWLLTLEKHHWLFVSDVAALLRALTFEVSWFTLIALLLVIGSFFVLWRTTFGLRLRSCGEDPWAAESLGVKVLRYKYAGVVASGALAGFAGAFLAEVAANVYREGQTGGRGYIGLAAMIFGNWRPGGLAGGALLFGYTDGLQFRRGEESVHALLLLLAAGLIVFGVVMLVRRRALQGVLSLLVGVAVLVLFLVTDSVAQDFISMTPYVATLLVLALASQRLRPPAADGVVYRKGEGH; encoded by the coding sequence ATGAGCACGGTCACCGACATCCCCGCCGTCACCGGCCGGCCGCTGGCGGCGGCTCGTCGCCCGGCCTGGCAGCGCGCGCTGCTGGCCCTGGTCGGCGGCATCCTGCTGCTCAGCGTCGTACGCGTGGTCACCGGCGCCGACGAGCTGTCCTCGAGCGGCACGCTGTCCTCGGCGCTCGCCCTCGCCGTGCCCATCGGGCTCGCCGGCCTCGGCGGGTTGTGGGCCGAGCGCGCGGGCGTGGTCAACATCGGGCTCGAGGGCATGATGATCGCCGGCACGTTCGGCGCGGGCTGGATGGGCTACCAGCACGGGCCCTGGCTCGGCCTGGTCGCCGGCATCGTCTTCGGCGCGGTCGGCGGGCTGCTCCACGCGGTCGCCACGGTCACCTTCGGCGTCGACCACATCATCTCCGGCGTCGCGATCAACATCCTGGGCCTCGGCGCCACGCAGTACCTCGCCGACCGGCTCTTCACCGGCGTCGAGGGCGGCGGTCCCACGCAGTCGCCGCAGATCCCGTCGGTGTCGACGTTCACCGTGCCGGGCACCGGCTGGCTGCTGACGCTCGAGAAGCACCATTGGCTGTTCGTCTCCGACGTGGCCGCGCTGCTGCGGGCGCTGACCTTCGAGGTCTCCTGGTTCACGCTGATCGCGCTGCTGCTGGTCATCGGCTCGTTCTTCGTCCTGTGGCGCACGACCTTCGGCCTGCGCTTGCGCTCGTGCGGCGAGGACCCGTGGGCCGCGGAGTCGCTCGGCGTCAAGGTGCTGCGCTACAAGTACGCCGGCGTCGTGGCCTCGGGCGCGCTCGCCGGCTTCGCGGGCGCCTTCCTCGCCGAGGTCGCCGCCAACGTCTACCGCGAGGGCCAGACCGGCGGTCGCGGCTACATCGGCCTCGCCGCCATGATCTTCGGCAACTGGCGGCCGGGCGGGCTGGCCGGCGGCGCGCTGCTGTTCGGCTACACCGACGGGCTGCAGTTCCGCCGGGGCGAGGAGTCGGTGCACGCGCTGCTGCTCCTGCTGGCCGCCGGCCTGATCGTCTTCGGGGTCGTCATGCTCGTGCGGCGCCGGGCGCTGCAAGGCGTGCTCTCCCTGCTCGTGGGCGTCGCGGTGCTCGTGCTCTTCCTGGTCACCGACTCGGTGGCGCAGGACTTCATCAGCATGACGCCCTACGTCGCGACGCTGCTCGTGCTCGCGCTGGCCTCCCAGCGGCTGCGGCCGCCCGCGGCCGACGGCGTGGTCTATCGCAAGGGAGAAGGGCATTGA
- the sdhC gene encoding succinate dehydrogenase, cytochrome b556 subunit: MAKAPAGTLYRGREGMWSWVAHRVTGVLVFFFLFAHVLDTALVRVDPDSYNDVIATYKNPVVNLMEVGLVGAVMFHAFNGIRLVLVDFWSKGPRYQRQMLWAVVGLWVVLMAGFLYPMTEHSWHVVFGSA, encoded by the coding sequence GTGGCCAAGGCACCGGCCGGCACGCTGTATCGCGGCCGCGAAGGCATGTGGTCGTGGGTCGCGCACCGCGTGACCGGCGTACTCGTCTTCTTCTTCCTGTTCGCGCACGTCCTGGACACCGCGCTGGTCCGCGTCGACCCGGACTCCTACAACGACGTGATCGCGACCTACAAGAACCCCGTGGTCAACCTCATGGAGGTCGGCCTCGTGGGCGCGGTCATGTTCCACGCCTTCAACGGCATCCGGCTCGTGCTCGTGGACTTCTGGTCGAAGGGCCCGCGCTACCAGCGCCAGATGCTGTGGGCGGTCGTCGGGCTCTGGGTCGTGCTGATGGCCGGGTTCCTCTACCCGATGACCGAGCACAGCTGGCACGTCGTCTTCGGGAGCGCGTGA
- the sdhA gene encoding succinate dehydrogenase flavoprotein subunit, with the protein MQTHRYDVVIVGAGGAGMRAALESGKRVRTAVLTKLYPTRSHTGAAQGGMCAALANVEEDNWEWHTFDTVKGGDYLVDQDAAEVMCKEAIDAVLDLEKMGLPFNRTPEGRIDQRRFGGHTRNHGEAAVRRSCYAADRTGHMILQTLYQQCVKHEVEFFNEFYVLDMHMDGDRVAGVVAYELATGELHVFQAKAVIFASGGFGKVFKTTSNAHTLTGDGMGIVWRKGLPLEDMEFFQFHPTGLAGLGILLSEAARGEGGILRNSEGERFMERYAPTIKDLAPRDMVARAIHTEIREGRGCGPNKDYVYLDLTHLPREQIDAKLPDITEFARTYLGVEPYTEPVPIVPTAHYAMGGIPTDIDARVLKDDIHHIEGLYAAGECACVSVHGANRLGTNSLLDINVFGRRAGIHAAGYAETAEHAEMPEHPAAFVTEMLANLYSSTGTERVAAIRSELQATMDLNAQVYRTETTLKQALVDIAGLKERYRNVGIQDQGRRFNTDLLEAVELGFLLDLAEVLVTSAHARNESRGGHFREDYPTRDDVNFMRHTMAYRQVDADGGVEIELHYKPVVQTRYKPMERKY; encoded by the coding sequence CTGCAGACCCATCGCTACGACGTCGTCATCGTCGGGGCCGGGGGCGCGGGCATGCGTGCCGCCCTCGAGTCCGGCAAGCGCGTGCGCACCGCCGTGCTCACCAAGCTCTACCCCACCCGGTCCCACACCGGCGCGGCCCAGGGCGGCATGTGCGCCGCCCTCGCCAACGTCGAGGAGGACAACTGGGAGTGGCACACCTTCGACACCGTCAAGGGCGGCGACTACCTCGTCGACCAGGACGCGGCCGAGGTGATGTGCAAGGAGGCCATCGACGCGGTCCTCGACCTCGAGAAGATGGGCCTGCCGTTCAACCGCACGCCCGAGGGGCGCATCGACCAGCGACGCTTCGGCGGCCACACGCGCAACCACGGCGAGGCAGCCGTACGCCGCTCCTGCTACGCCGCCGACCGCACCGGCCACATGATCCTCCAGACGCTCTACCAGCAGTGCGTCAAGCACGAGGTCGAGTTCTTCAACGAGTTCTACGTCCTCGACATGCACATGGACGGCGACCGGGTCGCGGGCGTCGTCGCCTACGAGCTGGCCACCGGCGAGCTGCACGTCTTCCAGGCCAAGGCCGTCATCTTCGCCAGCGGCGGGTTCGGCAAGGTCTTCAAGACCACCTCGAACGCGCACACCCTGACCGGCGACGGCATGGGCATCGTGTGGCGCAAGGGCCTGCCGCTCGAGGACATGGAGTTCTTCCAGTTCCACCCGACGGGTCTCGCGGGCCTGGGCATCCTGCTCTCGGAGGCCGCGCGCGGCGAGGGCGGCATCCTGCGCAACAGCGAGGGCGAGCGCTTCATGGAGCGCTACGCCCCCACGATCAAGGACCTCGCGCCGCGTGACATGGTCGCCCGCGCGATCCACACCGAGATCCGCGAGGGCCGGGGCTGCGGTCCGAACAAGGACTACGTCTACCTCGACCTGACGCACCTGCCGCGCGAGCAGATCGACGCCAAGCTGCCCGACATCACCGAGTTCGCCCGCACGTACCTCGGCGTCGAGCCCTACACCGAGCCGGTCCCGATCGTGCCCACGGCGCACTACGCCATGGGCGGCATCCCGACCGACATCGACGCCCGGGTGCTCAAGGACGACATCCACCACATCGAGGGGCTGTACGCCGCCGGCGAGTGCGCGTGCGTCTCGGTCCACGGCGCCAACCGCCTCGGCACCAACTCGCTGCTCGACATCAACGTGTTCGGCCGCCGCGCGGGCATCCACGCGGCCGGCTACGCCGAGACCGCCGAGCACGCCGAGATGCCCGAGCACCCGGCTGCCTTCGTCACCGAGATGCTGGCGAACCTCTACTCCAGCACCGGCACCGAGCGCGTGGCGGCCATCCGCTCCGAGCTGCAGGCGACGATGGACCTCAACGCGCAGGTCTACCGCACGGAGACCACGCTGAAGCAGGCGCTGGTCGACATCGCCGGGCTGAAGGAGCGCTACCGCAACGTCGGCATCCAGGACCAGGGCCGGCGGTTCAACACCGACCTGCTCGAGGCCGTCGAGCTGGGCTTCCTGCTCGACCTGGCCGAGGTGCTCGTCACCTCCGCCCACGCCCGCAACGAGTCGCGCGGCGGGCACTTCCGCGAGGACTACCCCACGCGCGACGACGTCAACTTCATGCGCCACACCATGGCCTACCGCCAGGTGGACGCTGACGGCGGCGTCGAGATCGAGCTGCACTACAAGCCGGTCGTGCAGACGCGCTACAAGCCGATGGAGCGCAAGTACTAG